Proteins found in one Kwoniella bestiolae CBS 10118 chromosome 1, complete sequence genomic segment:
- a CDS encoding tyrosine aminotransferase encodes MPDLQLIAAQDSSTHPPVKEVNVGSKREWNVRASPAVGRSRNPIRETLASITANQPSCSKTPINLGLGDPTHYPLHPPPPAAIEAVAKAVIGGGSNGYLNGVGSTEARQAVVDYHGRWDRVKYDISDIVLTHGVGQGLDLLFSVMIPPASVERSNILLPRPGFAQYTALLANLDAEIRYYDCVEEKDWEVDLEMIDTLCDENTRAILVNNPSNPCGSNYSRQALKDILEIADKHKVPIIADEIYGHMTWSSPFTPLASLSTSVPIITLSGLSKRFLVPGWRFGWLCLHDPLGVASSIKSGMQCWGNRFMGPNSLIQSALPSILATEPEWYDEVINKIELLAKIVYQGISDAPGLSTTFPSGAMYSFVKIDTAAFPSIRDDVAFATALYDEQAVFVLPGLCFGMPGYFRIVLGTPSEVMVDVIGRIQEFCDEHSVRD; translated from the exons ATGCCAGACCTTCAATTGATCGCTGCTCAAGACTCAtccactcatcctcctgtGAAAGAAGTGAACGTTGGATCGAAAAGGGAATGGAACGTCCGCGCGTCCCCAGCTGTA GGACGCTCTCGTAACCCCATAAGGGAGACTCTAGCATCCATCACTGCCAATCAGCCCAGCTGCTCCAAAACACCTATCAACCTGGGTCTGGGTGACCCAACTCATTACCCTCTTCACCCACCTCCGCCTGCTGCGATTGAAGCTGTTGCCAAAGCGGTGATCGGAGGAGGATCGAATGGGTATTTGAATGGTGTCGGGTCCACGGAAGCTCGACAGGCTGTAGTGGATTATCATGGTCGATGGGATAGGGTGAAATACGATATCAGCGATATCGTCCTC ACTCATGGTGTAGGTCAAGGCTTGGACTTGCTATTCTCAGTGATGATTCCTCCCGCCTCGGTTGAGCGGTCCAACATCCTTTTACCTCGACCTGGATTTGCCCAATACACTGCGCTACTGGCGAATCTAGATGCCGAGATACGATATTATGACTGtgtggaagagaaggactgggaggtggatttggagatgATAGATACTCTGTGCGATGAGAACACCCGAGCGATATTGGTC AACAATCCAAGTAATCCATGCGGAAGCAACTACAGTCGGCAAGCTTTGAAAGATATCTTGGAAATCGCAGACAAGCACAAGGTACCAATCATTGCAGATGAAATCTATGGTCATATG ACGTGGTCAAGCCCATTCACACCATTGGCGTCACTTTCGACATCCgtacccatcatcaccctttCGGGTCTATCGAAGCGGTTCCTAGTTCCTGGCTGGCGTTTCGGCTGGCTGTGCTTGCATGATCCTCTCGGAGTGGCTTCCAGCATAAAATCAGGGATGCAATGTTGGGGTAACCGGTTCATGGGCCCGAACAGTTTGATACAGAGTGCATTGCCCTCTATTCTAGCTACCGAGCCGGAATGGTATGACGAGGTCATCAACAAgatagag CTCCTCGCAAAGATAGTCTACCAAGGAATCAGTGATGCACCAGGCCTGAGCACCACGTTCCCTAGCGGTGCGATGTACAGTTTCGTCAAGATCGATACTGCCGCTTTCCCTTCGATCAGAGACGATGTCGCATTTGCCACGGCACTTTATGATGAGCAAGCAGTGTTTGTCCTGCCAGGACTCTGTTTCGGTATGCCCGGATACTTCAGGATAGTATTGGGCACTCCCTCGGAAGTGATGGTTGATGTAATCGGACGCATACAGGAGTTCTGTGATGAACACAGTGTGAGGGATTAA